From the genome of Vulpes lagopus strain Blue_001 chromosome 2, ASM1834538v1, whole genome shotgun sequence, one region includes:
- the LYPD4 gene encoding ly6/PLAUR domain-containing protein 4 isoform X1: MGPQHLSPAQLLCLLGAISTLPRAAALLCYEATSSLFRAVSLHDWKWLLMRSMVCKLSEGCEETLVFIETGTRRGVVGFKGCSPASSYPPQVSYLVSPPGLSIASYSRVCRTYLCNNLTNLDPFVKLKAGTPKSTAFSSHSCPTCVGEHSKSCLPNFVTTDFCPYDASKCYSSTLKFQAGLLNTTFLLLGCARGHHKLLSDFHHIGNIRVTEVLNILEKAQVASAESSSHSPAWSILSSLLLAFRD, encoded by the exons ATGGGACCCCAGCACTTGAGCCCTGCGCAGCTGCTCTGCCTCCTAGGGGCCATCTCTACTCTTCCCC GGGCTGCGGCTCTTTTATGCTATGAAGCGACGTCCTCACTCTTCAGAGCTGTTTCTCTCCATGACTGGAAATGGCTTCTGATGAGGAGCATGGTGTGTAAGCTGAGTGAGGGCTGTGAGGAGACGCTGGTGTTCATCGAGACAG GGACCAGAAGGGGAGTTGTGGGTTTTAAGGGCTGCAGTCCAGCCTCATCTTACCCCCCGCAAGTCTCCTACCTTGTTTCGCCACCTGGATTGTCCATTGCCTCCTATAGCCGTGTCTGCCGCACATATCTCTGCAATAACCTCACCAACTTGGATCCATTTGTGAAACTCAAGGCCGGCACTCCTAAGTCGACAGCATTTTCTTCCCACAGTTGCCCCACCTGTGTGGGTGAACACTCTAAGTCTTGCCTCCCAAATTTTGTCACCACTGATTTTTGCCCCTACGACGCCTCTAAGTGTTACAGTTCCACCTTAAAATTCCAGGCAG GGCTTCTCAATACCACCTTCCTCCTCTTGGGCTGTGCTCGTGGACATCACAAACTTTTATCAGATTTTCACCATATTGGAAACATCAGAGTAACTGAGGTCCTCAACATCTTAGAGAAGGCCCAGGTTGCTAGTGCAGAGAGCTCCAGCCATAGTCCTGCTTGGAGCATCCTCTCCAGTCTTCTGCTTGCCTTCAGGGACTAA
- the LYPD4 gene encoding ly6/PLAUR domain-containing protein 4 isoform X2 — translation MGPQHLSPAQLLCLLGAISTLPRMSCRAGCFGTSGGRGVVGFKGCSPASSYPPQVSYLVSPPGLSIASYSRVCRTYLCNNLTNLDPFVKLKAGTPKSTAFSSHSCPTCVGEHSKSCLPNFVTTDFCPYDASKCYSSTLKFQAGLLNTTFLLLGCARGHHKLLSDFHHIGNIRVTEVLNILEKAQVASAESSSHSPAWSILSSLLLAFRD, via the exons ATGGGACCCCAGCACTTGAGCCCTGCGCAGCTGCTCTGCCTCCTAGGGGCCATCTCTACTCTTCCCCGTATGTCCTGCAGGGCTGGATGCTTTGGGACctctggagg AAGGGGAGTTGTGGGTTTTAAGGGCTGCAGTCCAGCCTCATCTTACCCCCCGCAAGTCTCCTACCTTGTTTCGCCACCTGGATTGTCCATTGCCTCCTATAGCCGTGTCTGCCGCACATATCTCTGCAATAACCTCACCAACTTGGATCCATTTGTGAAACTCAAGGCCGGCACTCCTAAGTCGACAGCATTTTCTTCCCACAGTTGCCCCACCTGTGTGGGTGAACACTCTAAGTCTTGCCTCCCAAATTTTGTCACCACTGATTTTTGCCCCTACGACGCCTCTAAGTGTTACAGTTCCACCTTAAAATTCCAGGCAG GGCTTCTCAATACCACCTTCCTCCTCTTGGGCTGTGCTCGTGGACATCACAAACTTTTATCAGATTTTCACCATATTGGAAACATCAGAGTAACTGAGGTCCTCAACATCTTAGAGAAGGCCCAGGTTGCTAGTGCAGAGAGCTCCAGCCATAGTCCTGCTTGGAGCATCCTCTCCAGTCTTCTGCTTGCCTTCAGGGACTAA